From Mytilus edulis chromosome 9, xbMytEdul2.2, whole genome shotgun sequence, the proteins below share one genomic window:
- the LOC139489482 gene encoding uncharacterized protein, which yields MAGDGSFSPVSVRPSHRPYRERYLNDEVDKLEGHDGPKLVRQMVIGFSCAALFGLVMLVIGGVFIGDAVKSGYAITIMLCVMGIVCGLIILVTAIILGKLFISRKWRISRGRPRRPPQQCMQTCSVIHTPSNDQLNTCTRPDPPPAYESIMMAEIGTEDGPIIMTAPPNYHDISAPLPKYGDSI from the exons atgGCAGGAGATGGTTCATTCTCACCAGTGTCTGTGAGACCATCACACAGGCCATACAGAGAACGTTATCTAAACGATGAAGTGGACAAACTTGAAGGTCATGATGGACCTAAATTGGTTCGACAAATGGTAATTGGTTTCTCATGTGCTGCTTTGTTTGGTTTAGTGATGTTAGTAATAGGAGGCGTGTTTATTGGTGATGCTGTCAAATCTGGATACGCCATAACTATCATGTTATGTGTAATGGGCATAG TATGTGGTCTTATCATACTAGTCACTGCTATAATATTGGGGAAACTATTTATCTCAAGAAAATGGAGAATATCTAGAGGACGGCCAAGACGGCCACCTCAGCAGTGTATGCAGACTTGCTCAG tGATCCACACCCCTTCCAATGATCAGCTGAATACTTGTACACGACCAGATCCACCGCCAGCTTACGAGTCAATTATGATGGCAGAAATAGGAACTGAAGATGGACCAATAATAATGACAGCTCCACCTAATTACCATGATATTTCTGCACCACTACCAAAATATGGAGATtctatttga